One Gelria sp. Kuro-4 DNA segment encodes these proteins:
- the tpiA gene encoding triose-phosphate isomerase, with product MRRPIIAGNWKMHKTVAEALALVRELAPQVAGEERVEVVVCPPFTALHAVAQALAGTRIALGAQNLFWEEQGAFTGEVSPLMLKDVGVKYVIVGHSERRAYQRESDEEVAKKLTAAFRAGLTPILCVGEQLAEREAGRAETVVGAQLAADLTGLDGAAVQKLVIAYEPIWAIGTGRSAQPEDAAAMAAFIRRKIETAFGKEAAAALRIQYGGSVSPANSREFLTQEGIDGALVGGASLKADSFAAIVAAAHK from the coding sequence ATGCGCAGGCCGATCATTGCCGGCAACTGGAAGATGCACAAGACCGTAGCTGAGGCCCTGGCGCTGGTCCGGGAACTGGCCCCCCAGGTGGCGGGGGAGGAAAGGGTGGAAGTGGTGGTGTGCCCGCCCTTCACCGCCCTCCATGCCGTGGCTCAGGCGCTGGCCGGCACCCGGATCGCCCTGGGCGCCCAGAACCTGTTCTGGGAGGAACAGGGCGCCTTCACCGGCGAGGTTTCCCCGCTCATGCTCAAAGACGTGGGCGTCAAGTACGTCATCGTCGGTCACTCGGAGCGGCGCGCCTACCAGCGCGAGAGCGACGAGGAAGTGGCGAAAAAGCTCACGGCGGCCTTCCGGGCGGGCCTCACGCCCATTCTCTGCGTCGGTGAACAGCTGGCGGAGCGCGAAGCCGGGCGGGCGGAGACCGTGGTGGGTGCCCAGCTTGCGGCCGACCTTACGGGACTCGACGGAGCGGCGGTGCAAAAGCTGGTGATCGCGTACGAGCCCATCTGGGCCATCGGCACAGGACGCTCCGCGCAGCCGGAGGATGCAGCGGCCATGGCGGCCTTCATCCGCCGTAAGATCGAGACGGCCTTTGGGAAAGAGGCGGCAGCCGCCCTGCGCATCCAGTACGGGGGCAGCGTTTCCCCTGCCAACAGCCGCGAGTTTTTGACTCAGGAAGGCATCGACGGGGCCCTGGTGGGCGGCGCCAGCCTGAAGGCGGACAGCTTCGCCGCCATTGTGGCTGCCGCCCACAAGTAG
- the gpmI gene encoding 2,3-bisphosphoglycerate-independent phosphoglycerate mutase, whose product MTGALRPVVLIVLDGWGERREREGNAVALARTHNLESYVQKYPHTLLGAAGEDVGLPAGQMGNSEVGHLNLGAGRIVYQELTRISRAIRTGEFFTNPVLTAAMAQARGRSLHLLGLLSDGGVHSHIEHLLALLELARGSGLDKVCVHAFLDGRDVPPACAERYLKELEEKCAALGVGEIASISGRYYAMDRDKRWERTALAYRALVAGEGETAPSAQAALQAAYARGETDEFVRPTVLVRPDGSPRGRIADGDTVIFFNFRPDRARQLSHALVDADFGGFDRGPAPPRVHFVCLTQYEETLPAPVAFPPEELHATLGECLAERGLRQLRIAETEKYAHVTFFFSGGEEKPFPGEERRLVPSPKVATYDLKPEMSAYEVTAAVLEELAAEKFDLVVLNYANADMVGHTGDLPAAVRAVEAVDDCLGRVVTAVLKQGGAVLITADHGNAEEMMDPATGQPHTAHTTNPVPFILVTPEPAAWGVRPGRLADVAPTILELLGLPRPAAMTGRSLLIRKEKVGKEGNP is encoded by the coding sequence GTGACAGGCGCGCTGCGACCGGTGGTCCTCATTGTGCTGGATGGGTGGGGTGAGCGCCGCGAGCGGGAAGGCAACGCTGTGGCCCTGGCCCGCACTCATAACCTGGAGAGCTATGTCCAAAAGTACCCGCATACCCTCCTGGGCGCCGCAGGCGAGGATGTGGGCCTGCCGGCGGGGCAGATGGGGAACTCCGAGGTGGGGCACCTCAACCTGGGTGCCGGGCGCATCGTTTACCAGGAGCTTACCCGCATCAGCCGGGCCATCCGCACGGGTGAGTTCTTCACCAACCCGGTGCTTACCGCGGCCATGGCCCAAGCGCGCGGCCGCAGCCTGCATCTTTTAGGTCTCCTCTCCGACGGCGGCGTACACAGCCATATCGAGCACCTCCTCGCCTTGCTGGAGCTCGCCCGCGGGAGCGGCCTGGATAAGGTTTGCGTGCACGCCTTTTTGGACGGCCGCGATGTGCCGCCGGCCTGTGCCGAGCGCTATCTCAAAGAGCTGGAAGAAAAGTGCGCCGCCCTGGGCGTGGGTGAAATAGCCAGCATCAGCGGCCGGTACTATGCCATGGACCGGGACAAACGCTGGGAGCGCACGGCGCTGGCCTACCGCGCGCTGGTGGCGGGGGAGGGCGAGACGGCGCCGTCCGCCCAAGCGGCGCTCCAGGCCGCCTACGCCCGCGGCGAAACCGACGAGTTTGTCCGGCCGACGGTGCTGGTGCGGCCCGACGGTTCGCCGCGCGGCCGCATCGCGGACGGCGATACGGTGATCTTTTTCAACTTCCGCCCGGACCGCGCCCGGCAGCTGAGCCACGCCCTGGTGGATGCAGACTTCGGCGGCTTCGACCGGGGCCCCGCACCGCCCCGGGTGCACTTTGTCTGCCTTACGCAGTACGAAGAAACCCTGCCCGCGCCGGTGGCCTTCCCACCGGAAGAACTGCACGCGACGCTGGGTGAGTGCCTGGCGGAGCGGGGATTGAGGCAGCTCCGGATCGCCGAGACGGAAAAGTACGCCCACGTTACCTTCTTTTTCAGCGGCGGCGAAGAGAAGCCCTTCCCCGGCGAGGAGCGGCGCCTCGTTCCCTCGCCCAAGGTGGCGACGTACGATCTCAAGCCGGAAATGAGCGCCTACGAGGTGACGGCGGCCGTGCTGGAAGAGCTGGCGGCTGAGAAGTTTGACCTGGTGGTCTTAAACTATGCCAATGCGGATATGGTGGGGCACACGGGGGATCTTCCGGCGGCCGTCCGGGCGGTGGAGGCAGTGGATGATTGCCTCGGGCGGGTGGTCACGGCGGTCCTTAAGCAGGGCGGGGCGGTGCTGATCACGGCCGATCACGGCAACGCCGAGGAGATGATGGATCCGGCCACGGGCCAGCCGCATACCGCCCACACCACCAACCCGGTGCCCTTTATCCTGGTGACCCCGGAACCCGCGGCCTGGGGCGTGCGCCCTGGCCGCCTGGCTGATGTGGCTCCCACCATTCTCGAGCTCCTCGGCCTGCCCCGGCCGGCGGCCATGACGGGCAGGTCGCTCCTCATAAGAAAGGAAAAGGTAGGCAAGGAGGGAAATCCGTGA
- the pgk gene encoding phosphoglycerate kinase — MAKKTLRDIPVIGKRVLVRVDFNVPLKDGQVADDTRIRAAVPTIEYLRKYGAKIILVSHLGRPKGKVVPELRLDPVARRLEEVLGVPVKKLDEAVGPAVEQAVQALRGGEVLLLENIRFYPGEEKNDRELAAGLAKLAEVYVNDAFGTAHRAHASTAGVAEFLPAVAGFLMEKELKMLGGVLEDPERPFVAVLGGAKVSDKILVLKNLVSRVDTLIVGGGMAFTFLAAQGYGVGRSLLEEDKIPVAKETMAAAAERGVHLLLPVDTVVAPEVSDKAVTRVVPISAIPADQMGLDIGPETRKLYAEAIAGARTVLWNGPMGVFELTPFAAGTQAVAQAVADSGAISVVGGGDSAAAVERFGLADRMSHISTGGGASLEFLEGRELPGVAVLQDR, encoded by the coding sequence ATGGCAAAAAAAACCCTGCGGGACATCCCGGTCATCGGCAAACGGGTGTTGGTGCGGGTGGACTTCAACGTGCCGCTCAAAGACGGGCAAGTGGCGGATGACACGCGCATCCGGGCCGCTGTGCCCACCATCGAGTACCTGCGCAAGTATGGGGCCAAGATCATCCTGGTTTCCCACCTGGGCCGCCCCAAGGGCAAGGTGGTGCCAGAGCTCCGGCTGGATCCTGTGGCCCGGCGCCTGGAGGAGGTTCTGGGTGTGCCGGTGAAGAAGCTCGACGAAGCCGTCGGGCCGGCGGTGGAACAGGCGGTGCAGGCGCTGCGCGGGGGTGAGGTACTCCTCCTGGAGAACATTCGCTTTTATCCGGGGGAGGAGAAAAACGACCGCGAGCTGGCCGCGGGCCTGGCCAAGCTGGCTGAGGTGTATGTAAACGATGCCTTTGGTACCGCGCACCGGGCCCATGCCTCCACCGCCGGGGTGGCCGAGTTCCTCCCGGCCGTGGCCGGCTTCCTCATGGAGAAGGAACTCAAGATGCTGGGCGGCGTGCTGGAGGACCCGGAGCGGCCCTTTGTGGCCGTCCTGGGCGGAGCCAAGGTTTCGGATAAGATACTGGTGCTGAAGAACCTGGTGAGCCGGGTGGACACCCTCATCGTGGGCGGCGGCATGGCGTTTACCTTCCTGGCCGCCCAGGGGTACGGCGTCGGCCGGTCGCTCCTGGAAGAAGACAAGATCCCGGTGGCCAAGGAGACCATGGCGGCCGCCGCCGAGCGCGGCGTGCACCTCTTGCTGCCGGTGGACACCGTGGTGGCGCCGGAGGTGAGCGACAAGGCAGTCACCCGGGTAGTGCCGATTTCGGCCATCCCGGCGGACCAGATGGGACTCGACATCGGACCGGAAACGCGGAAGCTGTACGCTGAAGCCATCGCCGGGGCGCGCACGGTGCTCTGGAACGGGCCCATGGGGGTGTTTGAGCTGACGCCCTTTGCCGCCGGCACTCAGGCCGTAGCCCAGGCGGTGGCCGACTCGGGCGCCATCAGCGTGGTGGGCGGCGGCGATTCGGCGGCGGCCGTGGAGAGGTTCGGTCTGGCCGACCGCATGAGCCACATCTCCACCGGCGGCGGTGCCTCGCTGGAGTTCTTAGAAGGACGCGAGCTGCCGGGTGTGGCGGTACTTCAGGACAGGTAG
- the gap gene encoding type I glyceraldehyde-3-phosphate dehydrogenase — protein MTVKVAINGFGRIGRLFFRAALSNPSLEVVAINGVRDNAMSAHLLKYDSLYGRLAYEVEATENGIKVDGREIKTFNIRDSFEYPWGELGVDVVLESTGKIRDREKAGYHIQSGAKKVVISAPAKGEDITIVLGVNEEMYDPKKHHIISNASCTTNCLAPVAKVVHQNFHIVKGLMTTVHSYTNDQVILDANHKDLRRARAAAYSIIPTTTGAAKAVALVLPELKGKLNGFALRVPTPTVSITDLVAEVEKEASVEEINAALKAAAEGPMKGILGYSEEPLVSADFRGSSLSSIVDAPLTMAIGNMVKVVAWYDNEWAYSCRCADLIAYIGRQGL, from the coding sequence ATGACTGTTAAAGTGGCCATCAATGGGTTCGGCCGTATCGGCCGGCTGTTCTTCCGGGCGGCGCTTTCCAACCCCAGCCTCGAGGTCGTTGCCATTAACGGCGTGCGCGACAACGCCATGTCCGCCCACCTCCTCAAATACGACTCCCTCTACGGCCGCCTCGCCTATGAGGTGGAGGCAACGGAGAACGGGATCAAGGTGGACGGGCGCGAGATCAAAACCTTCAACATCCGCGATTCCTTCGAGTATCCCTGGGGCGAGTTGGGCGTCGATGTGGTGCTGGAGTCCACCGGCAAAATACGGGACCGCGAAAAAGCCGGCTACCACATCCAGTCCGGTGCCAAGAAGGTGGTGATCTCAGCGCCGGCGAAGGGCGAAGACATAACCATCGTCCTCGGTGTCAACGAGGAGATGTACGATCCGAAAAAGCACCATATCATCTCCAACGCCTCCTGCACCACCAACTGCCTGGCCCCTGTGGCCAAGGTGGTCCATCAGAACTTCCATATTGTCAAGGGTCTCATGACCACCGTCCACTCCTATACCAATGACCAGGTGATCCTGGACGCGAACCACAAAGACCTCCGGCGCGCGCGGGCGGCCGCCTACTCCATTATCCCCACCACCACGGGCGCGGCCAAGGCTGTGGCGCTGGTGTTGCCGGAGCTCAAGGGCAAACTCAACGGTTTTGCCCTGCGGGTGCCCACGCCTACCGTCTCCATCACCGACCTGGTGGCCGAGGTGGAAAAGGAGGCTTCGGTGGAGGAGATCAACGCTGCGCTCAAGGCGGCGGCGGAGGGACCCATGAAGGGTATCCTGGGCTACAGCGAGGAACCGCTCGTTTCGGCCGACTTCCGCGGCTCGTCACTCTCCTCCATCGTCGATGCGCCGCTCACCATGGCCATCGGCAACATGGTGAAGGTGGTGGCCTGGTACGACAACGAGTGGGCCTATTCCTGCCGTTGCGCGGATCTCATTGCCTACATCGGCAGACAGGGCCTGTAA
- a CDS encoding sugar-binding transcriptional regulator produces the protein MGQIRETRDINRPTSEVDLRLVAGLQQRLVPELIEALSKRYTILRTVSLLQPVGRRVLAQELGSTERRLRAEVEFLRAQGLVAASNLGMTLTPAGAELVEELALYMREVHDLTRREQALAQHLGLERVIAVPGDSDTSETVQKDMGRAAAQHLKAILAEGMVLAVSGGTTLARVAAALLPANYHGRVTVVPARGGMGEDLGKQAGTIAAKIAAKLNATHRLLHLPDWLGEKAAAALAQEPEIKEVLELGRSASVLLLGIGAAQAMARRRHLRPDQLSLLEQLGAVGETFGYYFNRRGEIVYVTPSTGLKLENIKQIEHVIAVAGGASKAEAILAVLSYRFPPLTLVTDEGALTGMLNLLERG, from the coding sequence ATAGAGGCTCTTTCCAAGAGGTATACTATCCTACGCACCGTGTCCCTGCTGCAGCCGGTTGGGCGGCGCGTGCTGGCTCAGGAACTCGGCAGCACCGAGCGCCGGCTTCGGGCCGAGGTAGAGTTTTTGCGCGCGCAGGGGCTGGTTGCAGCCAGCAATCTGGGCATGACCCTTACACCGGCGGGTGCCGAGCTGGTGGAAGAGCTGGCCCTTTACATGCGTGAAGTACACGACCTGACGCGCCGCGAACAGGCCCTGGCTCAGCACCTGGGTTTAGAGCGGGTGATCGCCGTGCCCGGCGACAGCGATACCAGTGAGACAGTGCAGAAAGACATGGGGCGGGCCGCGGCGCAGCACCTGAAAGCCATTTTAGCCGAAGGCATGGTGCTGGCCGTCTCCGGCGGCACCACCCTGGCCAGAGTGGCGGCGGCGCTCTTACCCGCCAATTACCACGGCCGCGTCACCGTGGTGCCGGCGCGCGGTGGCATGGGTGAAGACCTGGGCAAACAGGCTGGTACCATTGCCGCCAAGATCGCCGCCAAGCTCAACGCCACGCACCGCCTGTTGCACCTGCCTGATTGGCTGGGAGAAAAGGCGGCCGCGGCCCTGGCCCAGGAGCCGGAGATAAAAGAGGTACTGGAGCTGGGACGTTCGGCCTCGGTACTGCTCCTCGGCATCGGAGCGGCGCAGGCCATGGCCCGGCGGCGGCACCTCCGGCCTGACCAGCTCAGCCTCTTGGAACAGCTGGGGGCGGTGGGGGAGACCTTCGGCTACTACTTCAACCGCCGGGGCGAAATAGTGTATGTGACACCCAGTACGGGCCTCAAACTGGAGAACATCAAGCAGATCGAGCACGTCATCGCCGTTGCCGGTGGGGCCAGCAAGGCGGAGGCCATACTCGCCGTTCTTTCTTACAGGTTCCCGCCGCTCACCCTGGTCACGGATGAGGGAGCCCTCACCGGGATGTTGAACCTTCTGGAAAGGGGGTAA